TCTGAAATAGCTGGCACAGTTCCAGAAAATGACGGGTTTTGGTATCGCTGTGCTTCAGGGAAAAGCAGCGGGGAGCGTCATAAATAATTCCAGTGTCGTTTAATAATGCCCAGACAGTTTCCTGCTTTACGGTCATAACATAGCCAGAGGTTTCGTCATCGGTGACAAACGCGTGAGGAGTGGCTGGTGGCGTATAGATACACATGGGGGCGTTCACCCGATAATAGTGATTGTCGAGTTGTACCCTTACCGAACCTTGCAGAATCACATGTACCTGAAAATAGCGATCGTGGTGGTGAAGAGGCATGTTGCGACCAAAGAATAACGCCATTTTCTCATATCGCTCATAATGAATATCTTCATGGGCGTAGCGTTGGTCGTAGGCCTGACCAATATTAATATTGGGAATGCACTGGATGTTTTTGTCAATTATCAGGTCTGGCACAGACTTTTCCCTGACTGGTTTCGTTGACAGGCTCCGCATTGCGGAGCCTTGATCCTCTTATCCCTGTGGTGTGTAGTTTTCAGCGTACTGGCGGTAAGTCTGAAGAGCTGCCTTGCCGTCAACGCCACGTTTCTTGGCGTTGTCGAGCCATTTATTTTCAACCAGAGGAAGAATTCGAACCAGCTCTTTTGTCATGGCGTCGTCTTCGTTCAGGTTAATGATTTCAACGCCACCGGCTATTGCGGCATTAATGCCGTCAACATCAGCTTCTTCCCAGACCTGACCAATGCGCGCTGACAGCTTCTCGCCAGACAATGCGCGAATGGCCTCCCGGTCTTTAGCCGACAGGTTTGCCATAAAGTCTTCACTGACGAAGAAAGAGAAGCTTGCCCGGTATAAACCACCGGGGAAACAAATGACCTGCTTGGTGACTTCACTTAATCGCAGGGCTTTCAGGTCCTGCAATGAAATAATGGTGCCATCCACTACGCCCTGTTGCTGCAGTTCGTAGATTTTACTGGCCGGTGCACTGATGCCGGTGACCCCCAACAGCTCTCCGAGTTGTGACGCTATGCCCCCGGTCACACGGATCTTTCTGCCTTTTATATCATTGAAACTGTTAGCGGGTTGAGTGAGATAAAGGCAATTACCGCCATTGGTGAACAGTGCCAACAATTCAATGCCTTCGTGTTCGTTCTGTTTGGCAAAGAACTCTTTATTCACTTTCCAGAAAGCAGCAGAAGAAGCCCGGGCATCGGCTTTTACATGAGGCATTTCTGCTACTTCAGTCATGATAAAACGGCCGGGGATGTAACCATGAACGGACCAGCCGGCATCGGCTACGCCGTCTTCAACCAGATCGAAGTAGCTTTTGGGGTGACCCAGATCATATTCCAGTTTGACTTTAACGCGACCTTCCGTCGCTTCTTCAACTTGTGTTGCCCATTCGGGGAATACGGTTGCATTCATTGGGTGTGAAGCAGGCAACCATGTGGCGAGTATCATTTCTGTGGCGGCCTGGCCGGTGCTGGTGACTGCCGTTAATGCCAAGGCGGCCAGTAATTTCAGGCTGTGTTTGAACATACTGGATTCCTGATCTTTTTCTTGTTGAGAGAGTATGGTCCAAAGGTCTGTATGTAGTAAAGGTTGCCCTGTCGGCAGCCTTTGTCTGTTGCTACAGGTAGCCTTTCTTGAGGTCTTCACCATTGTGGTAGGCTGGATCGTTCCAACCATCAATGTCGTAGTCGCTCATGCATTTCTCAACCAGTGCACTCATCTCTGCCATGGCTCCGGTATTGCGTGCCCAGCGCAGGCATTGCATACGCACTTCTTCAGCACTGCCTGCGTAGTTGATTTCATACAACTCATGTCGTCCACCAAATTCGGTGCCAACAGCATCCCAGAGCAACTTCATTATTTTAATACGGTCAACGTGTTCTATGCCGCGTGAACCACGACAGTATTGAGCCAGATATTTATCCAGCTCGGGGTTCTTCAGATCCCTTGCACCACTAGGCATGTAGATTAAGCCGCTGGCGGCAGTTTGCTGGATAATGTTCATGATCTTTGGATACGCCGTCGGTGCAAATACCCGATAGGACTGCAAGGCGGCAACGTTCGGCAAGTAGGCATCCTTTTGCCAGGGTTCAGCTTCGGCATACATGGAGTCAGTCAGTGACCAGAACATATTTCGCCAGGCGACCACTTCACCGAGGTCGGCAGAAACACCCCGGAAATCAACAACGCCTGTGCACTCAAGGGCTTTTTCCAGCAGACCTGCAAGGAAGTCGAGTTTGACGCATAGCCTTATGCAACCCTGCATTGGGAACAGGCGACCAAAACCCGCCACCGGGAACCATGAACGGAGTTTGTCGAAATCGC
Above is a window of Endozoicomonas montiporae CL-33 DNA encoding:
- a CDS encoding TRAP transporter substrate-binding protein, whose protein sequence is MFKHSLKLLAALALTAVTSTGQAATEMILATWLPASHPMNATVFPEWATQVEEATEGRVKVKLEYDLGHPKSYFDLVEDGVADAGWSVHGYIPGRFIMTEVAEMPHVKADARASSAAFWKVNKEFFAKQNEHEGIELLALFTNGGNCLYLTQPANSFNDIKGRKIRVTGGIASQLGELLGVTGISAPASKIYELQQQGVVDGTIISLQDLKALRLSEVTKQVICFPGGLYRASFSFFVSEDFMANLSAKDREAIRALSGEKLSARIGQVWEEADVDGINAAIAGGVEIINLNEDDAMTKELVRILPLVENKWLDNAKKRGVDGKAALQTYRQYAENYTPQG